The Peribacillus sp. FSL P2-0133 genome has a segment encoding these proteins:
- a CDS encoding ATP-binding cassette domain-containing protein, with protein MENILEINDLSKSFILHNQRKNIHAVSNITITVKKGEFIGITGKSGSGKSTILKSIYGTYRVQEGDIWYESSHYGAINLAKATEREMIYLRKHEIGYVSQFLNVMPRTTARQLVTGAILEMGQTREMANIETEKILDHFEIGKELWDSYPATFSGGEKLRLNIARAMVKRPRLLLLDEPTASLDHDSKVKVKTLLEQLMNEGTTMLGIFHDLEFMNRLVNKEYSIQNGCFTQAIQKI; from the coding sequence GTGGAGAACATATTGGAGATCAATGATTTATCAAAGTCTTTTATTTTACATAATCAACGCAAGAATATCCATGCGGTCAGCAACATTACGATCACAGTGAAAAAAGGCGAATTCATTGGCATTACAGGCAAGAGCGGCAGCGGAAAATCAACGATCCTAAAATCGATTTATGGTACCTATCGGGTTCAAGAAGGAGACATCTGGTATGAATCTTCCCACTATGGTGCGATTAATCTAGCAAAAGCTACAGAAAGGGAAATGATATACCTGCGTAAGCATGAGATAGGCTATGTATCTCAATTTTTAAATGTCATGCCAAGAACTACAGCAAGGCAGCTTGTTACCGGTGCCATCCTTGAAATGGGACAAACCAGGGAAATGGCCAATATCGAAACGGAAAAAATCCTCGACCACTTTGAAATAGGAAAAGAGCTATGGGACAGTTACCCTGCTACTTTTTCAGGAGGGGAGAAGCTAAGGTTAAATATAGCAAGAGCAATGGTGAAAAGGCCGCGGCTCCTCCTGCTGGATGAACCGACTGCAAGTTTGGATCACGATTCTAAAGTGAAGGTGAAAACCCTGCTGGAACAGCTAATGAACGAAGGAACGACAATGCTGGGTATTTTTCATGACTTGGAGTTCATGAATCGGTTAGTAAATAAAGAATATAGCATACAGAATGGATGTTTTACTCAAGCTATTCAAAAAATTTAA
- the phnM gene encoding phosphonate metabolism protein PhnM, whose amino-acid sequence MLLIKNGKIITEDSILMDHDLLIKDDRICRIAPVGEIEMSPEMEVLDALGGYVSPGFIDLHSDYIEHMTAPRPTSLMNFQLSLRETEKELITHGITTMFHSLSLYKSTEYAYKPIREPENVRKLIDLIDQTHTMKHLVRHRFHARYEIDNLEDIDSLKEYVSEKKVHLVSFMDHTPGQGQYRHLEIYRNTLRGYNNYSDEAIDVMIRTHQVKEKLTIERMKEIALLARENNIAVASHDDDSIEKLELVHSFGTSISEFPITLEIARKAHDMGMYTIAGAPNVLLGGSHSGNLSASEAIQDGSIDILCSDYYPAALLHSMFELVENHGMDLVDMFKLVTINPAKAVKMEDEIGSIHEGKKADILIIEKISGDFPVITTVIVDGKLIQKTNYRI is encoded by the coding sequence TTGTTGCTGATTAAAAATGGAAAAATAATTACGGAAGACTCGATCCTGATGGACCATGATCTCTTAATTAAGGATGATAGAATTTGCCGTATTGCACCTGTGGGAGAAATCGAAATGAGTCCTGAGATGGAAGTGCTGGACGCTTTGGGTGGATATGTCTCACCTGGTTTCATTGATCTCCATTCGGATTATATTGAACATATGACTGCGCCGCGCCCGACTTCTTTAATGAATTTTCAATTGAGCTTAAGAGAAACGGAAAAGGAACTGATTACGCACGGGATCACGACCATGTTTCATTCTCTGTCGCTCTATAAATCCACTGAATACGCATATAAGCCAATTCGGGAGCCTGAGAATGTAAGGAAGCTCATCGACTTAATTGATCAAACACATACGATGAAGCACCTGGTCCGTCATCGGTTTCATGCCCGGTATGAAATCGATAATTTGGAGGATATTGATAGTTTAAAAGAATATGTTTCCGAAAAGAAAGTGCATCTGGTCTCATTCATGGACCACACTCCAGGACAAGGGCAGTATCGGCATCTAGAGATATATCGAAACACTTTAAGGGGGTATAACAATTATAGTGATGAAGCCATTGATGTGATGATCCGGACTCATCAAGTGAAAGAAAAGCTGACGATTGAAAGAATGAAGGAAATTGCACTTCTAGCAAGGGAAAATAATATTGCCGTTGCCTCACATGATGATGATTCAATAGAGAAGCTTGAATTGGTTCACAGCTTCGGAACAAGTATAAGTGAATTTCCAATCACACTTGAGATTGCCCGTAAGGCCCATGATATGGGGATGTATACCATAGCTGGTGCACCAAATGTGCTTTTGGGAGGTTCTCATAGCGGGAACTTAAGTGCCTCTGAAGCCATTCAGGATGGAAGCATAGACATATTATGCAGTGATTATTACCCTGCGGCCCTGCTGCATTCAATGTTTGAATTGGTCGAAAACCATGGGATGGATCTTGTCGATATGTTTAAGCTAGTTACGATTAATCCCGCAAAGGCAGTCAAGATGGAGGACGAAATTGGATCGATTCACGAAGGGAAAAAGGCTGACATACTTATTATTGAAAAAATTTCGGGTGATTTCCCTGTAATAACAACTGTGATTGTAGACGGAAAATTGATTCAAAAAACGAATTACAGGATCTAA
- a CDS encoding ATP-binding cassette domain-containing protein yields the protein MSVLEVPVLSVKQMNKQYGNGCSICKHMKLGKVAKNYCHECGTVYACRDVTFDLYHGEVLGIVGESGSGKSTLMKSLYFDEEVTDGEMYVAGFEDGKKNLFMESAQKKRFVRNHLMGKVYQNPILGLKMDFSSIGNIAEKLISAGNRHVGSMETRGAELLEAVNIPIHRMKEEPRNFSGGMQQRVQIAKALSNNPPILLLDEVTTGLDLSVQASVLDLIKGLQRDLNISIVLVSHDLGVIRMLADRTLVMLEGKVIEQGLTDQILEDPQHPYTQKLVHSLL from the coding sequence ATGTCTGTGCTAGAGGTACCCGTATTATCGGTTAAACAAATGAACAAACAGTACGGTAACGGATGTTCAATTTGTAAACATATGAAATTAGGAAAAGTGGCGAAAAACTATTGTCACGAATGCGGGACGGTATATGCCTGTAGAGATGTGACGTTTGATTTGTATCACGGTGAAGTTCTAGGAATTGTAGGGGAAAGCGGCAGCGGTAAATCCACTTTAATGAAAAGTTTATATTTTGACGAAGAAGTAACAGATGGAGAAATGTATGTGGCGGGCTTTGAGGATGGAAAAAAGAATTTATTCATGGAGTCAGCCCAGAAAAAAAGATTCGTTCGAAACCACCTGATGGGGAAGGTTTATCAAAACCCGATTCTAGGGTTGAAAATGGATTTCTCCTCGATAGGCAATATTGCTGAGAAGTTAATTTCAGCTGGGAACAGACATGTTGGCAGCATGGAAACAAGAGGCGCCGAGCTTCTTGAAGCAGTCAATATTCCCATTCATCGAATGAAAGAAGAACCAAGGAATTTCTCAGGCGGAATGCAGCAACGGGTCCAGATAGCAAAAGCATTGTCCAACAATCCCCCCATACTGCTTTTGGATGAGGTCACCACGGGTTTGGATTTATCAGTTCAAGCAAGTGTTTTGGATCTAATTAAAGGTCTCCAAAGAGATTTGAATATCAGCATTGTATTGGTATCCCATGATTTGGGCGTAATCCGAATGCTTGCAGACCGTACGCTCGTCATGCTGGAGGGTAAAGTAATCGAGCAAGGTTTAACAGATCAAATACTTGAAGATCCACAGCATCCTTATACCCAAAAATTAGTACACTCACTGCTGTAA
- a CDS encoding alpha-D-ribose 1-methylphosphonate 5-phosphate C-P-lyase PhnJ, with protein MNKTYNFAFFDEGSKREIRRATLKAIAIPGYQVPFASREMPIGRGWGTGGLQLTLSLIGKDDVLKVIDQGSDESVNAVNIKKLVSDTTGVRTTDSTKDASLIQSRHRVPEVPLQRDQILILQVPLPEPLRNFEPSEHETKKLHAEREYSGAWLMLFEQIMKYGIMATDADHPVMVHDRYVMAPSPIPRFDNAKLDESEALILLGAGREKKVYAVPPYTNVSSLAFDDYEFEIESFTNHACILCGSNDVFLDELVDEESGGTYFLCNDTSNCLEMVNQKQSLGVN; from the coding sequence ATGAATAAAACCTATAATTTTGCATTCTTTGATGAAGGGTCGAAACGGGAGATTAGAAGGGCAACACTGAAGGCGATTGCCATTCCCGGTTATCAAGTCCCATTCGCTTCAAGGGAAATGCCGATTGGGCGTGGTTGGGGCACGGGCGGCCTGCAGTTGACATTGTCATTGATTGGAAAGGATGACGTCCTTAAGGTGATCGACCAAGGTTCGGATGAATCCGTTAATGCCGTTAACATAAAAAAACTCGTATCTGACACCACTGGGGTAAGGACGACGGATAGCACAAAAGATGCCTCTTTAATCCAGTCTAGACACAGGGTGCCGGAAGTGCCGTTGCAACGAGACCAGATTTTAATTCTTCAAGTTCCATTACCGGAACCTTTAAGGAATTTTGAGCCGAGCGAACATGAAACGAAAAAGCTTCATGCTGAGAGAGAGTATAGCGGTGCATGGCTTATGTTATTTGAACAAATCATGAAGTACGGAATAATGGCGACGGATGCAGACCATCCGGTGATGGTCCACGACAGGTATGTCATGGCACCAAGTCCAATACCAAGATTCGATAATGCCAAGCTGGACGAAAGTGAAGCACTCATTTTGTTAGGTGCAGGCAGGGAGAAAAAGGTATATGCAGTACCTCCTTATACAAATGTATCATCTTTGGCATTTGATGATTACGAATTTGAAATCGAGTCCTTTACAAATCATGCTTGCATTCTCTGCGGGTCCAATGATGTGTTTTTGGATGAACTTGTTGATGAGGAATCAGGGGGAACGTATTTCCTATGCAATGATACAAGCAATTGCCTTGAAATGGTCAATCAAAAACAATCATTGGGAGTGAATTAA
- a CDS encoding carbon-phosphorus lyase complex subunit PhnI, translated as MGYVAVKGGTKAIEESIKRLKYERVKKGTAIELHKIEAGMRGLIDQVMSESSLYDQSLAALAIKQAEGNPEEAVFLLRAYRSTLPRKHVSRVISSENMKVERRISASFKDVPGGQILGATTDYTHRLLDSELENESDISIQDWLRAFQEENHSTEYQNHMADLNSLPKVLDYLRSEGLLASCENNDLQPGDVTRKSLEFPSMRSERLQILTRGQTGAVTSLAYAVIRGYGALHPTVGELRVGQLPVHLDHPLLEGKEEDSYYIGDFTATEVEMLIPLTVEKEQGKKEIEFEVGYGMCMGQNETKAIAMGILDNCLEKPNKEFPSHNEEFVLYHIDSVESTGFISHLKMPHYVTFQSKLDSIRKSKDKTTEQEVGSHE; from the coding sequence ATGGGATATGTTGCAGTAAAGGGAGGAACAAAGGCGATTGAGGAATCGATCAAACGCTTAAAGTATGAACGGGTCAAAAAAGGGACGGCTATAGAGCTGCATAAGATAGAAGCTGGGATGAGAGGGTTGATTGATCAGGTTATGTCAGAAAGCAGTTTGTATGATCAATCACTGGCTGCACTTGCCATTAAACAGGCTGAAGGCAATCCGGAAGAAGCTGTTTTCCTCTTGAGGGCCTATCGATCCACTTTGCCGCGAAAACATGTTTCACGTGTGATCAGTTCTGAAAATATGAAAGTGGAACGGCGGATTTCAGCTAGTTTTAAGGATGTACCTGGCGGACAGATTTTAGGTGCCACGACCGATTATACACATCGGTTACTAGATTCGGAGCTGGAAAATGAATCGGATATAAGCATTCAAGATTGGTTACGGGCTTTTCAAGAAGAAAATCATTCAACAGAATATCAGAACCATATGGCTGATTTAAACTCTCTGCCTAAAGTTTTGGACTACTTAAGAAGTGAAGGCTTATTAGCAAGCTGTGAAAACAATGATTTGCAGCCTGGGGATGTCACAAGGAAAAGTCTGGAGTTTCCTTCAATGCGGAGTGAACGCCTGCAAATTTTAACAAGAGGCCAAACCGGTGCAGTGACATCACTTGCTTATGCAGTCATTCGTGGATATGGTGCACTGCACCCGACAGTAGGGGAGCTGCGGGTAGGTCAGCTGCCCGTCCATCTCGATCACCCGCTGCTCGAAGGGAAAGAGGAAGATAGCTATTATATTGGGGACTTTACAGCAACGGAGGTAGAGATGCTCATTCCGCTTACGGTAGAGAAGGAACAAGGCAAAAAAGAAATAGAGTTTGAAGTTGGCTATGGCATGTGCATGGGACAAAATGAAACAAAAGCAATCGCAATGGGCATCCTGGATAATTGCCTGGAAAAACCCAACAAGGAGTTTCCAAGTCACAACGAGGAATTCGTCCTTTATCATATAGATTCAGTTGAATCAACGGGTTTCATCTCCCATTTGAAGATGCCTCATTATGTTACGTTCCAATCCAAGCTTGATAGCATCCGGAAGTCAAAAGATAAGACCACAGAGCAGGAGGTTGGATCGCATGAATAA
- the phnH gene encoding phosphonate C-P lyase system protein PhnH: MNLDVVHDIQTVYRKLVTATSRPGTLVVLEREAKTLDVQMECLSSTILLARTVLDPEVTFKVIAKEGEAVSRMINQLTYSKPVDLPEADFIFILHDASEEQMKEAINKAKVGNLFNPHESAMIILEVPDVTKGDSMILSGPGIQEESFISLPNVSAWLGVRNEKNIEFPLGIDMYFVDQQDRLIALPRTTQIKENGGEIIWDMLQ; the protein is encoded by the coding sequence ATGAATTTGGATGTAGTTCATGATATACAAACTGTTTATAGAAAGCTTGTAACGGCGACTTCAAGACCTGGAACTTTAGTGGTTTTGGAGAGGGAAGCCAAGACTTTGGATGTTCAAATGGAATGCCTATCTTCTACTATCCTGCTTGCACGAACGGTACTTGACCCTGAAGTGACTTTTAAGGTCATTGCAAAGGAGGGGGAGGCGGTGTCAAGAATGATCAATCAGCTTACTTATTCAAAGCCTGTCGATTTGCCGGAAGCGGATTTTATCTTTATTTTACATGATGCCTCCGAGGAGCAAATGAAGGAAGCGATAAATAAAGCAAAGGTAGGAAATCTGTTTAACCCCCATGAATCGGCAATGATCATTCTAGAAGTGCCGGATGTAACGAAAGGGGACTCAATGATTCTTTCTGGACCGGGAATTCAAGAGGAATCATTCATAAGCCTCCCGAATGTCTCCGCCTGGCTTGGTGTAAGGAACGAAAAAAACATAGAATTCCCTTTAGGAATCGATATGTATTTTGTGGATCAACAAGATCGTTTAATAGCTTTACCGAGAACGACTCAAATCAAAGAAAATGGGGGTGAGATTATATGGGATATGTTGCAGTAA
- the phnG gene encoding phosphonate C-P lyase system protein PhnG, translating to MRRRERTEILIQGSEDIAKEFAKEIAMKYKVTVIQKPESALVLLKTRETAKKSLFYLGEMLVTECTVQIQDSIGIGIVKGHREELAHRLAIIDAAYQADLGETRSWSHVLENEKENIQKNLQELNRSILRTKVNFETMDVQ from the coding sequence ATGAGAAGAAGGGAAAGAACCGAGATTTTGATTCAAGGCTCTGAGGACATTGCGAAGGAATTTGCCAAGGAAATAGCAATGAAATATAAAGTTACCGTCATTCAAAAGCCAGAGAGTGCCCTTGTGTTGCTAAAGACAAGGGAAACGGCAAAAAAGAGCTTGTTTTATCTTGGGGAAATGCTGGTGACTGAATGCACGGTCCAAATTCAGGATTCAATTGGGATTGGTATCGTTAAGGGACATCGGGAAGAGCTGGCACATCGTTTAGCTATCATTGATGCTGCTTATCAGGCTGATCTTGGCGAAACGAGATCATGGTCACATGTTTTGGAAAATGAGAAGGAGAATATACAGAAAAATCTTCAAGAGCTGAATCGATCAATCTTAAGAACCAAGGTAAACTTTGAAACAATGGATGTTCAATAA
- a CDS encoding GntR family transcriptional regulator has product MAEKNFLVDHLISEIKSGTFQLDKKLPSEHILADQFNVPRIVVRKAYEQLQDLGFIYSKQGKGSYVQESKKQIPLILSGDVSFTEKMKEFQFSFQTSTIFCEEISYDQKIFQSLEAERDDKVFKIGRLRLMDDFPIALHTSFVAKSTFPEIEKDGPDITSMFQYYRQRGFVEFGSSSSTLNVIFPTLFERDILQCSSLIPLLQVESLCRDKRSNQVLEHTVIIYRSDCFTYVI; this is encoded by the coding sequence TTGGCGGAAAAAAACTTTTTAGTGGATCATTTAATATCGGAAATTAAGAGTGGGACCTTTCAATTGGATAAAAAGTTACCTTCAGAGCATATACTCGCTGATCAATTTAATGTTCCAAGAATAGTTGTCAGGAAGGCATACGAGCAGCTTCAAGATTTAGGCTTTATCTATTCAAAGCAAGGTAAGGGAAGTTATGTCCAGGAAAGCAAGAAGCAAATTCCGTTAATTCTATCCGGAGATGTCAGTTTCACCGAGAAAATGAAAGAATTCCAGTTTTCCTTTCAAACGAGTACTATTTTTTGCGAAGAAATTTCTTATGATCAGAAGATTTTTCAAAGCCTCGAGGCGGAAAGGGATGACAAGGTCTTTAAAATTGGCAGGCTTAGGTTAATGGACGATTTCCCGATTGCTCTTCATACATCTTTTGTAGCAAAATCAACATTTCCTGAAATTGAAAAGGACGGTCCTGATATTACCTCTATGTTTCAATATTATAGGCAGCGTGGCTTTGTGGAATTCGGATCCAGCAGCAGTACACTGAACGTGATTTTTCCTACTCTTTTCGAACGGGATATTTTGCAGTGTTCAAGTTTAATTCCACTTTTGCAAGTGGAATCGTTATGCCGGGATAAGCGGAGCAATCAAGTCCTTGAGCACACGGTCATAATCTATCGAAGCGATTGTTTCACATATGTTATATAA
- a CDS encoding PHP domain-containing protein: MKVELHCHTNISDGSSSFEELLETAKRESIGHIAITNHDTTMRLQEMVERGKEIGIEIIPGIEVSGYDFARGRRVHILGYFVEPGHKALEELCNPLIHKRNAASEKMVERLIHAGYRITWDQVSKFRGGTGVYKQHIMLALRESGYTDSIYGDLYKKIFSRGQNGEEPGIAFIPMEYVDAILAVKAIRAAGGVPVLAHPGQYGSFEIIPDLVEAGLEGIEVLHPHHGHEEEERAISYADQYNLIKTGGSDFHGDYGENPIRLGSMSPGKECVDALKLRKKSMSINDVVLKNIDL, from the coding sequence ATGAAGGTTGAATTACATTGTCATACGAACATTTCAGATGGTTCCAGTTCTTTTGAAGAACTATTGGAGACTGCAAAAAGGGAAAGCATTGGCCATATAGCGATTACGAATCACGATACAACGATGAGATTGCAAGAGATGGTGGAACGGGGAAAGGAAATAGGAATTGAAATCATCCCTGGAATAGAAGTTTCTGGTTATGACTTTGCAAGAGGAAGGCGTGTACATATTTTGGGCTATTTTGTTGAGCCTGGTCATAAGGCACTTGAGGAGCTATGTAATCCACTGATTCATAAGAGGAATGCAGCTTCTGAAAAAATGGTGGAACGGCTGATTCATGCAGGATATCGAATAACTTGGGATCAGGTTTCTAAATTCAGGGGAGGAACCGGTGTTTATAAACAGCATATTATGCTGGCGCTGCGCGAATCGGGGTATACGGATTCTATCTATGGAGATTTGTATAAGAAGATCTTCAGTCGCGGCCAAAATGGAGAAGAGCCAGGCATAGCCTTCATTCCTATGGAGTATGTGGATGCCATCCTTGCTGTGAAGGCGATTCGTGCTGCCGGAGGCGTTCCGGTCCTTGCTCATCCTGGACAATACGGGAGCTTCGAAATTATTCCCGATCTTGTAGAAGCAGGGCTTGAAGGGATTGAAGTTCTTCATCCTCATCATGGTCATGAAGAAGAGGAAAGAGCGATTTCATATGCAGATCAATATAATCTCATTAAGACAGGAGGTTCGGATTTTCATGGGGATTATGGGGAGAATCCGATTCGGCTTGGCAGCATGAGCCCTGGAAAGGAATGTGTGGATGCTTTGAAATTAAGGAAAAAAAGCATGTCCATTAATGATGTGGTATTGAAAAATATCGATCTATGA
- the guaC gene encoding GMP reductase, whose translation MENVFDYEDIQLIPAKCVVNSRSECDTSVTLGKHTFKLPVVPANMQTIIDEKIAIYLAENGYFYVMHRFEPENRLTFIKDMHSRELIASISVGVKEEEYGFIEQLSADNIVPEYITIDIAHGHSNAVIKMIQHIKKHLPESFVIAGNVGTPEAVRELEHAGADATKVGIGPGKVCITKIKTGFGTGGWQLAALRWCAKAASKPIIADGGIRTNGDIAKSVRFGASMVMIGSLFAGHEESPGQTIEKDGKAFKEYFGSASEFQKGEKKNVEGKKMYVEHKGSLEDTLKEMEQDLQSSISYSGGTKLEAIRNVDYVVVKNSIFNGDKVY comes from the coding sequence ATGGAAAACGTGTTTGATTATGAAGATATTCAATTAATTCCTGCAAAATGTGTAGTAAATAGTCGTTCTGAGTGTGATACATCCGTTACTTTGGGTAAACATACATTCAAGTTACCTGTAGTACCTGCCAATATGCAAACGATCATTGATGAAAAGATTGCCATTTACTTAGCTGAAAACGGTTACTTTTATGTAATGCATCGTTTTGAGCCAGAAAACCGACTGACTTTCATTAAAGATATGCATTCACGAGAGTTGATCGCTTCCATCAGTGTCGGCGTTAAAGAAGAAGAATACGGATTCATTGAACAATTATCGGCTGACAACATTGTGCCTGAATACATTACTATAGATATTGCACACGGCCATTCCAATGCCGTGATAAAGATGATACAGCATATTAAAAAACATTTACCTGAAAGTTTTGTCATAGCAGGAAATGTGGGAACTCCTGAAGCGGTACGGGAATTGGAACATGCCGGTGCGGATGCTACAAAGGTTGGCATCGGGCCAGGGAAAGTTTGCATCACTAAAATCAAGACTGGATTTGGAACGGGCGGCTGGCAGCTAGCTGCACTTCGCTGGTGTGCAAAAGCGGCAAGCAAGCCAATCATAGCTGACGGCGGCATTCGCACGAATGGTGATATTGCTAAATCTGTTAGATTTGGAGCTTCCATGGTCATGATCGGTTCACTATTTGCTGGACATGAAGAGTCTCCAGGTCAAACGATCGAGAAAGATGGAAAGGCCTTTAAAGAATACTTTGGTTCAGCTTCTGAATTCCAAAAAGGTGAAAAGAAAAACGTTGAAGGTAAAAAGATGTATGTCGAGCACAAAGGATCTTTGGAAGATACATTGAAGGAAATGGAACAAGATCTTCAGTCTTCCATTTCATATTCCGGCGGAACCAAGTTGGAAGCCATCCGGAATGTGGACTATGTGGTCGTTAAGAACTCAATCTTTAACGGTGACAAAGTTTATTAA
- a CDS encoding zinc ribbon domain-containing protein YjdM, whose product MSDFPNCPACDSEYTYEDGSLFVCPECAHEWAVEAETENGDQKKIIKDANGNALNDGDTVTVIKDLKVKGSSSVLKMGTKVKSIRLVDGDHDIDCKIDGFGAMKLKSQFVKKI is encoded by the coding sequence ATGTCTGATTTTCCTAATTGCCCTGCATGTGATTCAGAATATACATACGAAGACGGAAGCCTTTTTGTTTGCCCGGAATGCGCCCATGAGTGGGCGGTGGAAGCGGAAACGGAAAATGGTGATCAAAAGAAGATTATCAAGGATGCTAATGGAAATGCCTTGAACGATGGTGATACCGTTACGGTAATCAAGGACCTTAAAGTGAAAGGGAGCTCATCCGTCTTAAAAATGGGCACTAAAGTCAAAAGCATCCGTCTAGTTGATGGAGATCATGATATTGATTGCAAGATTGATGGTTTTGGTGCAATGAAATTAAAATCCCAATTTGTTAAAAAGATATAA
- a CDS encoding response regulator transcription factor — protein sequence MFKLLLIEDDTTLFNEIKDRLAQWSYDIYGIGDFSKVVQEFTEIKPDLVIIDIQLPKFDGFHWCRMIRSHSNVPIIFLSSRDHPTDMVMSMQLGADDFIQKPFHFDVLIAKIQATLRRVYNYNTEKVELKTWCGATVDYEKNTVSAETGTIELTKNEIFILKKLIEQKNKIVSREELINSLWDDKRFISDNTLTVNVNRLRKRLDELGLGHFIETKVGQGYIAVEEANA from the coding sequence TTGTTTAAACTACTATTGATAGAAGATGATACGACGTTATTCAATGAAATTAAAGATAGATTGGCGCAATGGTCTTATGATATTTACGGAATCGGCGATTTTAGTAAAGTGGTTCAGGAATTCACGGAAATAAAACCTGATTTGGTCATCATTGATATACAGTTACCGAAGTTTGATGGGTTTCATTGGTGCAGAATGATCCGGTCCCATTCCAATGTTCCCATCATCTTTTTATCTTCCCGTGATCATCCTACCGACATGGTGATGTCCATGCAGCTTGGAGCTGATGATTTTATCCAGAAGCCTTTTCATTTCGATGTACTCATCGCAAAGATACAGGCCACCCTACGCCGTGTCTATAATTACAATACCGAAAAGGTCGAGTTGAAAACCTGGTGCGGCGCAACTGTGGATTACGAGAAGAACACGGTGTCGGCCGAGACTGGCACAATCGAATTGACGAAAAATGAAATTTTCATCTTAAAAAAACTCATTGAACAGAAAAACAAGATCGTAAGCCGTGAAGAATTGATCAACAGCTTATGGGATGACAAACGTTTCATAAGCGATAACACCCTTACAGTGAATGTGAACCGTTTACGAAAGAGATTGGATGAACTGGGTTTAGGGCATTTTATCGAAACGAAGGTTGGACAGGGCTATATCGCCGTAGAAGAGGCAAATGCATGA
- a CDS encoding sensor histidine kinase: MIRKFLVERFSWIIFYILLHLFIIFVAYLDTAIPLKPILYIVFLSLLIFIIFLIFRYKKETYFYKSLEAREDNLDITNIAEPESPFEKIIENSIINQTEILKQSASIGQMTLEQEKDELLAWIHEVKTPLTAMHLMIDRLDDELLKSHLTYEWLRIHLLLDQQLHQGRMPFIENDLYIEKTDLETIIFDEIKTLQSWCIQKGIGFDIQLDVTEVLTDAKWLAFIMRQLLTNSIKYSENSDILIYSHEQAGQMVLEVKDSGRGIDPKDLSRIFDKGFTSTTNHRDTAATGMGLYLTKNAAESLFISIDVKSELGTGTTFTLTFPKRNDFVNITSM, from the coding sequence ATGATCAGAAAATTTCTCGTGGAAAGGTTCAGCTGGATCATATTCTACATACTTCTTCATCTATTCATTATCTTTGTCGCTTATCTTGATACGGCGATACCGTTAAAGCCCATACTGTATATTGTTTTTTTATCATTGCTCATATTCATTATATTTTTGATATTCCGCTATAAAAAAGAAACATATTTTTATAAAAGTTTAGAAGCGCGGGAAGACAACCTGGATATTACGAATATAGCCGAACCAGAAAGTCCTTTCGAAAAAATCATAGAAAACAGCATCATTAACCAAACCGAAATATTGAAGCAATCGGCATCAATTGGTCAGATGACTTTAGAGCAGGAGAAGGATGAATTATTAGCTTGGATTCATGAAGTGAAGACACCATTGACGGCGATGCATTTAATGATTGACCGCTTGGATGATGAATTGCTGAAATCGCATTTGACTTATGAGTGGCTCCGCATTCACCTACTTCTTGATCAGCAGCTCCATCAAGGGCGCATGCCTTTCATCGAAAATGATTTGTATATAGAGAAAACCGATTTGGAAACAATAATCTTTGATGAGATTAAAACGCTGCAATCATGGTGCATTCAAAAAGGGATCGGCTTCGACATACAATTGGATGTAACCGAAGTGCTTACTGATGCCAAATGGCTGGCCTTCATCATGAGGCAGCTCTTGACCAACTCCATTAAATACAGTGAAAACTCAGATATCCTGATATATAGCCATGAACAAGCTGGACAAATGGTTCTTGAAGTGAAAGATTCTGGACGGGGCATCGACCCAAAGGATTTATCCCGCATATTTGATAAAGGATTCACTTCCACGACAAATCATCGTGACACTGCGGCAACAGGCATGGGTTTATATTTAACAAAGAATGCAGCCGAGTCCCTATTCATCTCCATTGACGTGAAATCAGAGCTTGGAACCGGAACGACCTTTACCTTGACCTTCCCAAAAAGGAATGATTTCGTGAATATCACAAGCATGTGA